A portion of the Permianibacter fluminis genome contains these proteins:
- a CDS encoding TonB-dependent receptor plug domain-containing protein, translating into MALLTLLAGVATAADRAAIDETDRTTDSVAEQKTKLADEADLFALDLEALSNIHVTVASARGETLRETPVLVSRLDASEARQYGLQTLAEWLSILPGVIVQDTAIGTEAVMMRGLVEGFNQKVLFLLDGVPYWQPTHGDIPLPAIPLSLISHIEVIRGPGGVIYGTNATAGVINVVTRRDDKRDAELTGGSQHSWRGESYQHYSLTDDSDLTLAVASSNGPDYDGEFTNRPLPGSFPQDTPRDGAVPRHKEQQSAFFRYRYHELNVHWHGFESDSEGLAAAASLLNRSTLEYQGQQLSTDYRFDLGDAHRLQLFADGTQYTLRIPTDNLFAGVTDGLQTFADDGEGNTRTRLGARWQWTVGPEQYLQAGIVREQRRSDEYQLFNRSTGSLAAIQMPADKTTELAGYGQWDARFGDWRTVLGARRVDSDQFDAEWLPRFSIGWNVSTEQNWRLVYSEGYNAPTFLQLNVAIPPNAIRGNPDLRAERIKNLELAWSWQQGPQSLTLTGYHLDIDDAIRRQLIPNSTTITFVNVAPFTRNGVEAEWRWRQARWQWYGSASWQREGNSDDDGFALLTPKYQFSLGGQYRRNNHLLGGSLRYIGARAAADVVSLLALHYQYEQPHWQLAFGLGNLLADDQQHADVQDQVPSRLVPGGPDEASAALRYTLRF; encoded by the coding sequence ATGGCACTGCTGACGCTGCTGGCTGGCGTCGCGACTGCTGCCGATCGTGCAGCCATTGATGAAACGGATCGCACTACCGATAGCGTTGCCGAGCAAAAAACCAAGCTGGCCGACGAAGCCGATTTGTTCGCATTGGATCTGGAAGCGCTGAGCAACATTCACGTCACGGTGGCCAGCGCCCGCGGCGAAACCCTGCGCGAAACACCGGTGCTGGTGTCACGACTCGATGCCAGTGAAGCGCGCCAATACGGTTTGCAGACGCTGGCCGAATGGTTGTCGATTTTGCCGGGCGTCATTGTTCAGGACACCGCCATCGGCACCGAAGCGGTGATGATGCGCGGGCTGGTTGAAGGCTTTAATCAGAAAGTGCTGTTTCTGCTTGACGGCGTGCCCTACTGGCAACCGACTCACGGCGACATTCCGCTGCCCGCCATTCCGCTGAGCCTGATTTCGCACATCGAGGTCATTCGCGGTCCCGGTGGCGTCATTTACGGCACCAATGCCACCGCTGGCGTCATCAACGTGGTCACCCGGCGCGATGACAAACGCGACGCCGAATTGACCGGCGGCAGCCAGCACAGCTGGCGCGGTGAAAGTTATCAGCACTATTCGCTAACCGATGACAGCGATCTGACCTTGGCGGTGGCCAGTAGCAATGGCCCGGATTACGACGGCGAATTTACCAACCGGCCGCTGCCGGGCAGCTTCCCGCAAGACACCCCGCGCGATGGCGCCGTACCGCGACACAAAGAGCAGCAGTCGGCGTTCTTTCGCTATCGCTATCACGAACTGAATGTGCACTGGCATGGCTTTGAAAGTGACAGTGAAGGTCTGGCGGCGGCCGCCAGCTTGTTGAACCGCTCGACGCTGGAATACCAAGGCCAACAACTCAGCACCGATTACCGGTTTGATCTCGGCGACGCGCACCGCTTGCAGCTGTTTGCCGACGGCACCCAATACACGCTGCGCATTCCGACTGACAATTTGTTTGCCGGCGTCACCGACGGCCTGCAAACCTTTGCAGATGATGGTGAAGGGAATACGCGGACCCGGCTCGGCGCCCGCTGGCAATGGACCGTTGGCCCCGAACAGTATTTGCAAGCCGGCATCGTCCGCGAGCAACGACGCAGCGACGAATACCAATTGTTCAATCGCAGCACCGGCAGCCTCGCCGCCATTCAAATGCCGGCCGATAAAACCACCGAGCTGGCCGGTTACGGCCAGTGGGATGCCCGCTTTGGCGACTGGCGCACCGTGCTCGGTGCGCGCCGCGTCGACAGCGATCAATTCGACGCCGAGTGGCTGCCCCGCTTTTCGATCGGCTGGAATGTGTCGACCGAACAAAACTGGCGACTGGTGTATTCCGAAGGCTACAACGCGCCGACGTTCCTGCAATTGAACGTCGCCATTCCGCCCAATGCCATTCGCGGCAATCCGGATCTGCGCGCGGAACGGATCAAGAATCTGGAACTGGCCTGGAGCTGGCAACAGGGTCCGCAATCGCTGACGCTGACCGGTTATCATCTGGATATCGACGACGCCATCCGGCGCCAGTTAATCCCGAACAGCACCACGATCACCTTCGTCAATGTCGCCCCCTTCACCCGCAACGGAGTCGAAGCCGAATGGCGTTGGCGGCAAGCACGCTGGCAATGGTATGGCAGCGCCAGCTGGCAACGCGAAGGCAACTCCGATGACGACGGTTTTGCTCTGCTGACCCCAAAATATCAATTCAGTCTGGGCGGGCAATATCGCCGCAACAATCACTTGCTCGGCGGCTCGCTGCGTTACATCGGCGCACGCGCAGCGGCCGATGTCGTGTCACTGCTCGCACTGCACTACCAATACGAACAACCGCACTGGCAGTTGGCATTCGGTCTCGGCAACCTGCTCGCCGATGATCAACAGCACGCCGATGTCCAGGATCAGGTTCCCAGCCGCTTGGTGCCCGGCGGGCCGGACGAGGCCAGCGCCGCGCTTCGCTACACACTCCGGTTCTGA
- a CDS encoding transcriptional regulator GcvA — translation MSRRLPPLTSLRAFEAAARNLSFTRAAEDLHVTQAAISHQVKALEDFLDVKLFTRRSRELLLTEEGQMYWPQIRDLFERLADATEKVRAKARKAAGPLSVSVVPTFAVQWLVPRLSAFNSEFPDIDVRLKASDDEVDFLADNVDIAIYFGDGKWPDQAVDLLLEESLFPVCSPALLKGRKPLKTPQDLAQHVLLHDGSHEAWRSWLEYAGVGNVKWQNGPVFSHTAMVLQAAAHGQGVAIGHSVLAQTDLRSGRLVRPFEQRLLLDEGYFLVCPPGAAERPKVAAFRQWLLATIHQEQAEAEAALQPVPASAPLS, via the coding sequence ATGAGCCGAAGATTACCCCCCCTGACCAGCCTGCGCGCCTTCGAGGCGGCGGCCCGTAACCTAAGTTTCACAAGGGCTGCCGAGGACCTACATGTGACGCAGGCCGCAATTTCGCACCAAGTGAAAGCATTAGAAGATTTCTTGGATGTGAAATTGTTTACACGCAGAAGCCGCGAACTGCTCTTGACAGAGGAGGGCCAGATGTATTGGCCCCAAATCCGCGACCTGTTCGAGCGGCTGGCTGATGCCACCGAGAAAGTCCGGGCCAAGGCCCGCAAGGCGGCCGGGCCACTGTCGGTGTCGGTGGTGCCGACCTTTGCGGTGCAGTGGCTGGTGCCGCGGCTCAGCGCGTTCAACAGCGAGTTTCCGGATATCGACGTACGGCTGAAGGCGTCTGATGACGAGGTCGACTTTCTGGCCGACAACGTTGACATCGCCATCTACTTCGGCGACGGCAAATGGCCGGATCAGGCAGTCGATTTGCTGCTGGAGGAGTCGTTGTTTCCGGTCTGCTCACCGGCGTTGCTGAAAGGCCGCAAGCCGCTGAAGACGCCGCAGGATTTGGCCCAGCACGTGCTGCTGCATGATGGCAGCCACGAAGCCTGGCGCAGCTGGCTTGAATACGCCGGCGTCGGCAATGTCAAATGGCAGAACGGTCCGGTGTTCTCGCATACCGCGATGGTCTTGCAGGCGGCAGCGCACGGTCAGGGCGTGGCGATTGGTCACTCGGTGCTGGCGCAAACGGATCTGCGCAGCGGCCGTCTGGTGCGTCCGTTCGAACAACGATTGTTATTGGACGAAGGTTATTTTTTGGTTTGCCCGCCGGGCGCGGCCGAGCGGCCAAAAGTCGCGGCCTTCCGGCAGTGGCTGCTGGCCACCATTCATCAGGAGCAAGCCGAAGCGGAAGCGGCACTGCAACCGGTGCCGGCCTCAGCGCCGCTGAGCTGA
- a CDS encoding PEP-CTERM sorting domain-containing protein (PEP-CTERM proteins occur, often in large numbers, in the proteomes of bacteria that also encode an exosortase, a predicted intramembrane cysteine proteinase. The presence of a PEP-CTERM domain at a protein's C-terminus predicts cleavage within the sorting domain, followed by covalent anchoring to some some component of the (usually Gram-negative) cell surface. Many PEP-CTERM proteins exhibit an unusual sequence composition that includes large numbers of potential glycosylation sites. Expression of one such protein has been shown restore the ability of a bacterium to form floc, a type of biofilm.): MYKLLATLILAASVGAARADLIDFEGHTPTNDGDVVQHQDGFTFTFSAQGWGIFEDSFVGGGAPYVQNGTARLVAAGGSPGSVTMTADDASLFSVSGFDGATMFPDFTGTLVVVGTFADATTISSFFDIFSDFSFYDLGSGFSNLVSISFSESVAGDFRRTSGFSLDNIHVNESVSVPEPAGVVLLGLGILGMSQLRRKRN, encoded by the coding sequence ATGTACAAGTTGCTGGCAACACTGATTCTGGCCGCCTCAGTCGGTGCGGCGCGCGCCGATCTCATTGATTTTGAAGGCCACACCCCGACCAATGATGGCGATGTCGTGCAGCATCAGGATGGCTTCACGTTTACCTTCTCGGCTCAGGGCTGGGGCATTTTTGAAGACAGTTTCGTCGGCGGCGGTGCGCCGTATGTGCAGAACGGCACGGCCCGTTTGGTTGCCGCTGGCGGCAGCCCGGGCTCGGTCACCATGACTGCAGACGACGCCAGCCTGTTCTCGGTGAGCGGTTTTGATGGCGCAACCATGTTCCCGGATTTCACCGGCACGCTGGTTGTGGTCGGCACCTTTGCCGATGCCACCACCATCAGTTCGTTTTTCGATATTTTCTCCGACTTCTCGTTCTACGACCTCGGCTCGGGCTTTTCCAATCTGGTCAGCATCAGCTTTTCGGAGAGCGTCGCGGGTGACTTCCGTCGCACCTCCGGCTTTTCGCTCGACAATATCCATGTCAACGAATCGGTCTCGGTGCCAGAGCCGGCCGGTGTTGTCTTGCTCGGCCTCGGCATACTGGGCATGAGCCAGCTGCGTCGGAAACGGAACTGA